A genomic stretch from Lathyrus oleraceus cultivar Zhongwan6 chromosome 2, CAAS_Psat_ZW6_1.0, whole genome shotgun sequence includes:
- the LOC127120546 gene encoding uncharacterized protein LOC127120546 — protein sequence MTSRQVKSCLRPSQTNKVMLRIHYKERLVSEVVRWYVGGEVTEMICQWDEDFMSYMDVERLIKSEGYVDIRCLWYWNPIFSFSRGLMSLNNDKDVLQFAKDVVGHKVI from the exons ATGACTAGTAGACAAGTAAAGTCATGTTTAAG ACCAAGTCAAACTAATAAGGTTATGTTAAGAATACACTATAAGGAGAGATTAGTTTCTGAAGTTGTTAGGTGGTATGTTGGTGGAGAGGTAACTGAGATGATTTGTCAGTGGGATGAGGATTTCATGTCATACATGGATGTGGAAAGATTGATTAAAAGTGAGGGTTATGTAGACATAAGATGTTTGTGGTATTGGAACCCTATCTTCAGCTTTTCACGTGGTCTTATGTCATTGAATAATGATAAGGATGTGTTGCAGTTTGCCAAAGATGTTGTAGGACACAAGGTGATATAA